One Tachysurus fulvidraco isolate hzauxx_2018 chromosome 2, HZAU_PFXX_2.0, whole genome shotgun sequence DNA segment encodes these proteins:
- the LOC113637023 gene encoding myosin heavy chain, fast skeletal muscle-like translates to MGDGEMECFGPAAIYLRKPERERIEAQNKPFDAKTAYFVVDAAEMYLKGTLKSKEGGKATVETEGGKTVTVKEDEIFPMNPPKYDKMEDMAMMTHLNEPAVLFNLKERYAAWMIYTYSGLFCVTVNPYKWLPVYDEKVVSGYRGKKRIEAPPHIFSISDNAYQFMLTDRENQSVLITGESGAGKTVNTKRVIQYFAMVGMTGKKAAEPVAGKIQGSLEDQIVAANPLLEAYGNAKTVRNDNSSRFGKFIRIHFGQTGKLASADIETYLLEKSRVTFQLSAERSYHIFYQLMTGHKPELLEALLITTNPYDYPMVSMGEITVKSINDVEEFIATDTAIDILGFNADEKFNIYKLTGAVMHHGSMKFKQKQREEQAEPDGTEVADKISYLLGLNSADLLKALCYPRVKVGNEFVTKGQTVPQVYNNTMALCKSIYEKMFLWMVVRINEMLDTKQQRQSYIGVLDIAGFEIFDYNSLEQLCINFTNEKLQQFFNHHMFVLEQEEYKKEGIEWEFIDFGMDLASCIELIEKPMGIFSILEEECMFPKATDTSFKNKLHDQHLGKCNAFQKPKPGKGKAEAHFSLVHYAGTVDYNITGWLDKNKDPLNDSVVQLYQKSSNKLLSLLYAGHGASDADAGGGKKAGKKKGGSFQTVSALFRENLGKLMTNLRSTHPHFVRCLIPNESKTPGLMENFLVIHQLRCNGVLEGIRICRKGFPSRILYGDFKQRYKVLNASVIPEGQFIDNKKASEKLLGSIDVDHTQYKFGHTKVFFKAGLLGTLEEMRDEKLASLVTMTQALCRGYLMRREFVKMMERRESIYSIQYNIRSFMNVKHWPWMKLYFKIKPLLKTAETEKEMAAMKENYEKMKEDLTKALAKKKDLEEKMVSLLQEKNDLQLQVASESESLSDAEERCEGLIKSKIQLEAKLKETNERLEDEEEINAELTAKKRKLEDECSELKKDIDDLELTLAKVEKEKHATENKVKNLTEEMASQDESIAKLTKEKKALQEAHQQTLDDLQAEEDKVNTLTKSKTKLEQQVDDLEGSLEQEKKLRMDLERAKRKLEGDLKLAQESIMDLENDKQQSDEKIKKKDFEISQLLSKIEDEQSLGAQLQKKIKELQARIEELEEEIEAERAARAKVEKQRADLSRELEEISERLEEAGGATAAQIEMNKKREAEFQKLRRDLEESTLQHEATAAALRKKQADSVAELGEQIDNLQRVKQKLEKEKSEYKMEIDDLSSNMEAVAKSKANLEKMCRTLEDQLSELKTKNDENVRQLNDINTQKARLQTENGELSRQMEEKDALVSQLTRGKQAYTQQIEELKRITEEEVKAKNALAHAVQSARHDCDLLREQFEEEQEAKAELQRGMSKANSEVAQWRTKYETDAIQRTEELEESKKKLAQRLQEAEESIEAVNSKCASLEKTKQRLQGEVEDLMLDVERANSLAGSLDKKQRNFDKVLAEWKQKYEEGQAELEGAQKEARSLSTELFKMKNSYEETLDHLETLKRENKNLQQEISDLTEQIGETGKTIHELEKAKKTVETEKSEIQTALEEAEGTLEHEESKILRVQLELNQVKSEIDRKLAEKDEEMEQIKRNSQRVIESMQTTLDSEVRSRNDALRVKKKMEGDLNEMEIQLSHANRQAAEAQKQLRNVQGQLKDAQLHLDDAVRGQEDMKEQVAMVERRNTLMLAEIEELRAALEQTERGRKVAEQELVDASERVSLLHSQNTSLINTKKKLEADLVQVQGEVDDTIQEARNAEEKAKKAITDAAMMAEELKKEQDTSAHLERMKKNLEVTVKDLQHRLDEAENLAMKGGKKQLQKLESRVRELETEVESEQRRSAESVKGVRKYERRVKELTYQTEEDKKNVNRLQDLVDKLQLKVKAYKRQAEEAEEHANTHMSRLRKVQHEMEEAQERADIAESQVNKLRVKSRDAGKVKEVAE, encoded by the exons ATGGGAGATGGGGAAATGGAGTGTTTCGGCCCGGCGGCCATCTACCTCCGGAAGCCGGAAAGGGAAAGGATTGAGGCTCAGAACAAACCCTTTGATGCCAAAACAGCATACTTTGTGGTCGATGCAGCTGAGATGTACCTCAAAGGTACCCTGAAAAGTAAAGAGGGTGGCAAAGCCACTGTCGAAACTGAGGGGGGAAAA ACCGTCACAGTTAAGGAAGATGAAATCTTTCCAATGAATCCTCCAAAGTATGACAAAATGGAGGACATGGCCATGATGACCCACCTCAATGAACCTGCTGTGCTATTTAACCTCAAAGAGCGTTATGCAGCATGGATGATCTAT ACCTACTCTGGGTTGTTCTGCGTTACTGTGAACCCCTACAAGTGGCTCCCAGTGTATGATGAAAAAGTTGTTTCTGGATacagaggaaagaagaggatTGAAGCCCCACCTCACATCTTCTCCATCTCTGATAACGCCTATCAGTTCATGCTCACTG ATCGTGAGAACCAGTCAGTCTTGATTAC TGGAGAATCTGGTGCAGGAAAGACTGTAAACACAAAACGTGTCATTCAGTACTTTGCAATGGTTGGCATGACTGGAAAAAAGGCAGCAGAGCCTGTTGCTGGCAAAATACAG GGGTCACTGGAAGACCAAATTGTTGCAGCAAACCCCTTGCTGGAGGCTTATGGTAATGCCAAGACCGTGAGAAATGACAACTCTTCTCGTTTT GGTAAATTCATCAGAATTCACTTTGGCCAAACTGGCAAGCTGGCCTCAGCTGATATTGAAACAT atctgCTGGAAAAGTCAAGAGTCACTTTCCAGCTATCTGCTGAAAGAAGCTACCACATTTTCTATCAGCTCATGACTGGACACAAACCAGAGCTGCTTG AGGCACTGCTCATCACCACCAACCCCTATGATTACCCCATGGTCAGTATGGGTGAAATCACTGTCAAGAGCATCAATGATGTGGAGGAGTTCATTGCCACAGAT ACGGCCATTGACATCCTTGGTTTCAACGCTGATGAGAAATTTAACATCTACAAGCTGACTGGTGCTGTGATGCATCATGGTAGCATGAAGTTCAAGCAGAAGCAGAGGGAGGAGCAGGCTGAACCTGATGGCACTGAGG TCGCTGATAAAATCTCCTACCTTCTGGGCCTAAACTCGGCTGACTTGCTGAAAGCGTTGTGCTACCCCAGAGTGAAAGTCGGAAATGAGTTTGTGACCAAAGGCCAGACTGTTCCTCAG GTTTACAATAACACAATGGCCCTCTGCAAGTCCATTTATGAGAAAATGTTCTTGTGGATGGTCGTCCGTATCAATGAGATGCTGGACACAAAGCAACAAAGACAGTCCTACATTGGTGTGCTGGACATCGCTGGATTTGAGATCTTTGAT TACAACAGCTTGGAGCAGCTCTGCATTAACTTCACAAATGAGAAACTGCAACAGTTTTTTAACCACCACATGTTCGTGCTGGAACAAGAGGAGTACAAGAAAGAAGGCATTGAGTGGGAGTTCATTGACTTTGGGATGGACTTGGCTTCCTGCATTGAGCTTATTGAGAAG CCAATGGGTATCTTCTCCATCCTTGAAGAGGAGTGCATGTTCCCCAAGGCTACAGACACCTCTTTTAAGAACAAACTGCATGACCAGCACCTTGGCAAATGCAATGCCTTCCAAAAGCCAAAGCCTGGCAAAGGCAAAGCTGAGGCCCACTTCTCCCTGGTGCACTATGCTGGAACTGTGGACTACAACATTACTGGCTGGTTGGACAAGAACAAGGATCCACTGAACGATTCTGTTGTGCAGCTGTACCAGAAGTCTTCAAACAAACTGCTGTCCTTACTGTATGCTGGTCATGGCGCTAGTGATG CTGATGCTGGTGGTGGAAAGAAAGCTGGCAAGAAGAAGGGTGGTTCCTTCCAGACAGTGTCTGCTCTCTTTAGG GAGAACTTGGGCAAGCTGATGACCAACTTGAGGAGCACTCATCCTCACTTTGTGCGTTGCTTGATTCCTAATGAGTCTAAGACACCTG GTCTGATGGAGAATTTCCTGGTCATCCACCAGTTGAGGTGTAATGGTGTGCTAGAGGGTATCAGAATCTGTAGAAAGGGATTCCCCAGCAGGATCCTCTATGGTGACTTCAAGCAGAG ATACAAAGTCTTGAATGCCAGTGTCATCCCAGAGGGACAGTTCATTGACAACAAGAAAGCTTCAGAGAAACTCTTAGGCTCTATTGATGTGGATCATACACAGTacaagtttggacacaccaag GTGTTCTTCAAAGCCGGTCTGTTGGGTACTCTTGAGGAGATGCGAGATGAAAAACTCGCAAGTCTGGTGACCATGACTCAGGCTTTGTGTCGTGGCTACCTCATGAGGAGGGAGTTTGTCAAGATGATGGAGAGGAG GGAATCCATATATTCCATCCAATACAACATCCGCTCATTCATGAACGTGAAACACTGGCCATGGATGAAGCTCTACTTCAAGATCAAGCCTCTTCTCAAGACCGCAGAGACTGAGAAGGAAATGGCTGCAATGAAGGAGAACTATGAGAAAATGAAGGAGGATTTGACAAAGGCACTCGCCAAGAAAAAGGATCTTGAGGAGAAAATGGTGTCTCTGCTACAGGAGAAAAATGACCTGCAACTTCAAGTTGCTTCT GAAAGCGAGAGCCTTTCAGACGCAGAGGAAAGGTGTGAGGGGCTTATCAAGAGCAAGATCCAACTTGAAGCCAAGCTTAAAGAGACAAACGAGAGACTGGAGGACGAGGAGGAAATCAATGCCGAGTTGACTGCCAAGAAGAGGAAACTGGAGGATGAGTGCTCTGAGCTGAAGAAGGACATTGATGACCTAGAGCTCACCTTGGCCAAAGTGGAAAAGGAGAAACATGCCACTGAGAACAAG GTCAAGAACCTCACTGAGGAAATGGCCTCTCAGGATGAGAGCATTGCAAAACTCACTAAGGAGAAGAAAGCCCTCCAAGAGGCACACCAGCAGACTCTGGATGATCTGCAGGCAGAAGAAGACAAAGTCAACACTCTGACCAAATCAAAGACCAAGCTTGAGCAACAAGTTGATGAT CTTGAGGGTTCGCTTGAACAAGAAAAGAAACTCCGTATGGACCTTGAGAGAGCCAAGAGAAAGCTTGAGGGTGACTTAAAACTGGCCCAAGAGTCCATAATGGACCTTGAGAATGACAAGCAGCAGTCTGACGAGAAGATCAAAAA GAAGGACTTTGAAATAAGTCAACTTCTGAGCAAGATTGAAGATGAACAGTCACTGGGTGCTCAACTTCAGAAGAAGATCAAGGAGCTCCAG GCACGAATTGAAGAGCTGGAGGAGGAAATTGAGGCTGAGCGTGCAGCTCGGGCTAAAGTTGAGAAGCAGAGAGCTGATCTCTCCAGGGAACTTGAGGAGATCAGTGAGAGGCTCGAGGAAGCTGGAGGTGCCACTGCTGCTCAGATTGAGATGAACAAGAAGCGCGAGGCCGAGTTCCAGAAACTGCGCCGTGATCTGGAAGAGTCCACTCTGCAGCATGAAGCCACAGCTGCTGCCCTCCGCAAGAAACAAGCTGACAGTGTTGCAGAGCTTGGAGAACAGATCGACAACCTTCAGCGTGTCAAGCAGAAGCTGGAGAAGGAAAAGAGTGAATACAAAATGGAGATAGATGACCtttcaagtaacatggaggctGTGGCAAAATCAAAG GCTAACCTAGAAAAGATGTGCCGCACCCTTGAGGACCAACTGAGTGAACTCAAGACCAAGAACGATGAGAATGTTCGCCAACTGAACGACATTAACACACAGAAAGCAAGACTTCAGACTGAAAATG GGGAACTTAGCCGTCAAATGGAAGAGAAAGATGCACTTGTTTCCCAGCTCACAAGAGGAAAACAAGCTTACACGCAGCAGATTGAAGAACTCAAGAGAATCACTGAGGAGGAAGtgaag GCCAAGAATGCCCTGGCTCATGCTGTCCAATCAGCCCGTCATGACTGTGATCTGCTCAGAGAGCAGTTTGAGGAAGAACAGGAAGCCAAGGCTGAGCTTCAGCGTGGAATGTCCAAGGCCAACAGTGAAGTGGCTCAGTGGAGAACCAAATACGAGACAGATGCCATTCAACGTACAGAGGAGCTTGAGGAGTCCAA GAAAAAGCTTGCTCAGCGTCTACAAGAGGCAGAGGAATCCATTGAAGCTGTTAACTCAAAGTGTGCTTCTCTGGAGAAGACCAAGCAGAGACTGCAGGGTGAGGTGGAGGACCTCATGCTCGACGTTGAGAGAGCCAATTCCCTGGCCGGCAGTCTTGATAAAAAGCAGAGGAACTTTGATAAG GTCTTGGCAGAATGGAAACAGAAGTATGAAGAAGGACAGGCTGAACTGGAAGGAGCTCAGAAAGAGGCTCGCTCTCTCAGCACTGAGCTGTTTAAGATGAAGAACTCATATGAGGAAACGCTTGACCATCTGGAGACACTCAAACGGGAAAATAAGAATCTCCAGC AGGAGATCTCTGACCTGACTGAACAGATTGGAGAGACTGGAAAGACCATTCATGAGCTAGAGAAGGCAAAGAAGACAGTGGAAACTGAAAAGTCAGAAATCCAGACTGCTCTTGAAGAAGCTGAG GGTACACTTGAACATGAAGAGTCCAAGATCCTTCGTGTCCAGCTTGAGCTCAACCAGGTTAAAAGCGAAATTGACAGGAAACTGGCTGAGAAGGATGAGGAGATGGAGCAGATTAAGAGAAACAGCCAGAGGGTGATCGAGTCCATGCAGACCACTCTTGACTCTGAGGTTAGAAGCAGGAATGATGCTTTGAGAGTCAAgaagaagatggagggagaTCTCAATGAAATGGAAATTCAACTCAGCCATGCCAACCGCCAGGCTGCTGAGGCCCAAAAACAGCTCAGGAATGTCCAAGGACAGCTCAAG GATGCTCAACTGCACCTTGATGATGCTGTCAGAGGACAGGAAGACATGAAGGAGCAAGTGGCCATGGTAGAGCGCAGGAATACACTGATGCTGGCAGAGATTGAGGAACTGAGAGCTGCACTGGAGCAGACCGAAAGAGGCCGCAAAGTGGCTGAACAGGAGCTGGTTGATGCAAGTGAACGTGTGTCACTGCTGCACTCTCAA AATACCAGTCTGATCAACACCAAGAAGAAGCTCGAGGCTGATCTGGTGCAGGTCCAAGGTGAGGTGGATGACACCATCCAGGAGGCCAGAAACGCTGAAGAAAAGGCCAAGAAAGCCATCACAGAC GCTGCCATGATGGCTGAAGAGCTGAAGAAAGAGCAGGACACCAGTGCACATCTGGAGAGGATGAAGAAAAACCTTGAGGTTACCGTCAAGGATCTGCAGCATCGTCTGGATGAAGCTGAAAACCTTGCCATGAAGGGTGGAAAGAAGCAGCTCCAGAAACTGGAATCTAGG GTGCGTGAACTGGAGACCGAGGTTGAATCTGAGCAGAGACGTAGTGCTGAATCCGTTAAAGGAGTCCGTAAATATGAGAGAAGAGTGAAGGAACTCACCTACCAG ACTGAGGAGGATAAGAAGAATGTCAACAGACTGCAGGACCTTGTGGACAAACTGCAGCTGAAAGTGAAGGCCTACAAAAGACAGGCTGAGGAAGCT GAGGAGCATGCCAACACTCACATGTCCAGGCTCAGGAAAGTGCAGCACGAGATGGAGGAGGCTCAAGAACGTGCTGACATTGCCGAGTCCCAGGTCAACAAGCTGAGAGTCAAGAGCAGAGATGCTGGAAAG GTCAAAGAGGTGGCTGAATAA